The following are encoded in a window of Salinigranum halophilum genomic DNA:
- a CDS encoding TolC family protein — MTDETNRPEFSTGEEAQIREPETTLGGIRTYLPLYTSPRIRQLKTKIDISKLELERLDKQIREGRADTRALPDVEACRSHLDVAYRSIGASEEPTEEISGGEDIVSAYQALFAAKRELLHLRWFAFVEPSTSSNAGEGVKSSQDFVRQEATKLLTRAENELSGWAFYVIVRMLTADGSQLREHLEISTVIEARQVYDEQTLRQIELADILERQYSLFMNAAGASALAVVALAVVSPYLASLVSWLSGWFVGFASGNELLGLFGGLTLQYGPVFYVAVALFGLLGASISGLLTLRGTAPSARVPVVTIDLRMLAWARLYTGVGAALVLVTLVESGLPDLVFSFPVDVSNAPTALLLAFVAGFSERLLTRTMFTVSGEDSESDVESLLRYERQAEEHRPRADKTPTE; from the coding sequence ATGACCGACGAAACGAACCGTCCGGAGTTTTCGACCGGCGAGGAGGCCCAGATAAGAGAGCCCGAAACGACACTGGGAGGGATACGTACGTACCTCCCGCTGTACACCTCCCCACGAATCCGGCAGTTGAAGACCAAAATCGACATCTCCAAGCTGGAACTCGAACGGCTGGACAAACAAATCCGGGAAGGCAGAGCCGACACGAGAGCGCTACCAGACGTGGAGGCGTGCCGGAGTCACCTCGACGTAGCGTACCGGTCGATTGGTGCGAGTGAGGAACCGACGGAGGAGATCTCCGGAGGAGAAGATATCGTGTCGGCGTATCAGGCGCTGTTTGCGGCGAAGCGTGAGTTGCTCCACCTTCGCTGGTTCGCGTTCGTCGAACCGTCCACGTCGTCCAACGCGGGCGAGGGGGTGAAGTCTTCACAAGACTTCGTCCGCCAAGAGGCCACGAAGCTCCTGACACGAGCGGAGAACGAACTCTCCGGCTGGGCGTTCTACGTGATCGTGCGGATGCTCACGGCGGACGGCTCACAGCTCCGTGAGCACCTCGAAATCAGCACCGTTATCGAGGCACGACAGGTGTACGACGAGCAGACGCTCAGACAGATCGAGTTAGCCGATATCCTCGAACGGCAGTACAGTCTGTTCATGAACGCCGCAGGAGCCAGCGCCCTCGCTGTCGTCGCCCTCGCCGTCGTTTCGCCGTACCTCGCCTCGCTCGTGTCCTGGCTGTCGGGGTGGTTCGTCGGGTTCGCCTCCGGCAACGAACTGCTCGGACTGTTTGGTGGGCTGACGCTCCAGTACGGGCCGGTATTCTACGTCGCGGTGGCGCTGTTCGGACTGCTGGGCGCGTCGATCAGCGGGTTGCTCACCCTCCGCGGAACCGCACCCTCTGCACGGGTTCCCGTCGTCACCATCGACCTGCGTATGCTGGCGTGGGCTCGACTGTACACCGGAGTCGGGGCAGCGCTAGTGCTGGTAACACTCGTCGAGAGCGGTCTGCCCGACTTGGTTTTCTCGTTCCCCGTCGATGTCTCGAACGCCCCGACCGCGCTCCTACTTGCATTCGTCGCCGGGTTCTCCGAGCGACTCCTCACCCGGACGATGTTCACAGTCAGTGGGGAAGACTCGGAGTCTGACGTCGAGTCGCTTCTCCGATACGAGCGACAGGCGGAGGAGCATCGCCCAAGGGCTGACAAGACGCCGAC